The following are from one region of the Candidatus Neomarinimicrobiota bacterium genome:
- the serS gene encoding serine--tRNA ligase, giving the protein MLPLKYIREHPDQLKAAVTRRGETVDVDRILSLDEKVRQTIRDVEELKARKNRSSETISEMKKGGQNPDDLMEEMKTLSETIRERDIRLSEQKEMLNELLMWVPNIPHESVPVGNDESANVELRKWGDPPELDFDLLDHLELANLLSLLDFERSAKISGSGFPLYTGKGAMLERALINFMLEHNTGRGYVEVAPPFLSLRSANEATGQLPKMEEDMYAVEQDQLFLVPTAEVPVTNIHRGEILTEDDLPVRYVSYTPCFRREAGSYGRETRGLIRVHQFNKVELVKLVAPETSYDELESLTQDAESVLQALGLHYRVVALATGEISFAASKCYDLEVWAPAEKRWLEVSSCSNFESFQARRANIRYRRADGKLDFVHTLNGSAVATARLMVALLESYQTEEGTIMVPEVLHPYTGTAVLK; this is encoded by the coding sequence ATGCTTCCGCTAAAATACATTCGTGAACACCCCGATCAACTGAAAGCCGCAGTTACCCGGAGAGGCGAGACGGTTGATGTGGACAGAATTCTTAGCCTCGACGAAAAGGTGAGACAGACAATCCGTGATGTTGAGGAACTTAAGGCCCGGAAGAACCGGTCGAGTGAGACAATCAGTGAGATGAAAAAGGGTGGCCAAAATCCGGATGATCTCATGGAAGAAATGAAAACCTTGTCTGAGACTATCAGGGAAAGGGACATTCGCCTGTCTGAGCAGAAGGAGATGTTGAACGAACTGCTGATGTGGGTGCCCAATATTCCACATGAATCAGTCCCGGTAGGCAATGATGAATCGGCCAATGTTGAACTCAGGAAATGGGGTGATCCTCCCGAATTAGATTTCGATCTTCTCGATCATCTGGAACTCGCGAACTTACTTAGCCTGCTCGATTTTGAGCGGTCGGCCAAGATCTCGGGATCGGGCTTTCCCCTTTACACCGGGAAAGGTGCCATGCTGGAAAGAGCCTTGATCAATTTCATGTTGGAGCATAACACCGGCAGGGGATATGTGGAGGTTGCTCCCCCTTTTCTCTCCCTTCGTTCTGCCAACGAGGCAACGGGCCAGCTGCCCAAAATGGAAGAAGACATGTACGCGGTGGAGCAGGACCAACTGTTTCTTGTTCCCACAGCGGAGGTACCCGTAACGAATATCCACAGGGGTGAAATCCTCACCGAGGATGATCTTCCGGTACGTTACGTCTCTTATACCCCGTGTTTTCGTCGGGAGGCCGGTTCTTACGGGAGGGAGACTCGTGGCCTCATAAGGGTTCATCAATTCAATAAGGTGGAGCTTGTAAAACTTGTGGCTCCCGAGACATCGTACGATGAGCTGGAATCCCTTACCCAGGATGCGGAATCGGTTCTTCAGGCCCTCGGGCTGCATTACCGGGTGGTGGCCTTAGCCACCGGGGAGATCAGTTTTGCCGCATCAAAGTGTTACGATCTGGAGGTGTGGGCCCCTGCTGAGAAGAGATGGTTGGAAGTATCAAGTTGCAGCAATTTCGAGTCTTTTCAGGCGAGACGTGCCAACATCCGGTATCGAAGGGCAGATGGCAAACTTGACTTCGTGCACACTCTCAACGGCTCTGCCGTGGCCACGGCGCGATTGATGGTTGCCCTTCTGGAAAGTTATCAGACGGAAGAGGGAACCATAATGGTGCCGGAGGTTCTTCACCCCTATACCGGCACCGCAGTGTTGAAGTAA